One genomic segment of Paraburkholderia hospita includes these proteins:
- a CDS encoding (2Fe-2S)-binding protein: MTPTPLFKALFGADAPVDIWFNDQPLRVPGGRSVAAALLASGIARFRATPVSGAPRAPYCMMGACFECLVEIDGVPSRQSCMVTVRDGMRIRSQEGARDLPPVAVSLEDAHGR; the protein is encoded by the coding sequence ATGACTCCCACACCGCTATTCAAGGCCCTGTTCGGCGCCGATGCGCCCGTCGATATCTGGTTCAACGATCAGCCGCTGCGCGTGCCGGGCGGCCGGTCGGTGGCCGCAGCGCTGCTGGCTTCCGGCATTGCGCGGTTTCGCGCGACGCCCGTGTCCGGCGCGCCGCGCGCGCCGTATTGCATGATGGGCGCGTGCTTCGAGTGTCTGGTCGAGATCGACGGCGTGCCGAGCCGGCAAAGCTGCATGGTGACCGTGCGCGACGGCATGCGCATCCGCTCGCAGGAAGGCGCGCGCGATCTGCCGCCCGTCGCTGTTTCGCTGGAGGATGCTCATGGCCGCTGA
- a CDS encoding NAD(P)/FAD-dependent oxidoreductase: MTRNSSANPDVLVLGGGLVGSALAWGLAREGAQVTVLDQDDGAFRASRGNFGLVWIQGKGYGLSPYARWSRSSATRWPALAAALLDETGIDVALRQPGGFHFCFSDDDLADRAKRLGTLQRELGDYPYQLLDAREVRERLPQIGPDVIGASYTPMDGHVNPLKLLRALHTGMQRRGVKLVNNEEALRITPDGDGFAVQGKRGTYRAARVVLAAGLGNRALAPHVGLHAPVAPNRGQVLISERVAPFLHYPTLNVRQTDEGTVQFGDSMEEVGLNDFTTTHVLSDIARRGVRAFPMLKNVRLVRTWAALRVYSPDGFPIYDQSAVHPGAFVVTCHSGVTLAAAHALRIAPWISGGAMPDELPAFSGTRFTESPALIPAH, from the coding sequence ATGACCCGCAACTCATCCGCCAATCCCGACGTGCTTGTGCTGGGCGGCGGGCTGGTCGGTTCCGCCCTCGCCTGGGGCCTGGCGCGCGAAGGCGCGCAAGTGACCGTGCTCGATCAGGACGACGGCGCATTTCGCGCGTCGCGCGGCAATTTCGGGCTGGTCTGGATTCAGGGCAAGGGCTACGGCCTGTCGCCCTATGCGCGCTGGTCGCGCAGTTCGGCCACGCGCTGGCCCGCGCTCGCCGCGGCGCTGCTCGACGAAACGGGTATCGACGTCGCGCTGCGCCAGCCTGGTGGCTTTCACTTCTGCTTCTCCGACGACGATCTCGCCGACCGCGCGAAGCGGCTCGGCACGCTGCAACGCGAGCTGGGCGACTATCCGTATCAGTTGCTCGATGCGCGCGAAGTGCGCGAGCGCCTGCCGCAGATCGGGCCGGACGTGATCGGCGCCAGCTATACGCCGATGGATGGGCACGTCAATCCGCTCAAGCTGCTGCGCGCGCTGCACACAGGCATGCAGCGGCGCGGCGTGAAGCTCGTCAACAACGAGGAAGCGCTGCGCATCACGCCCGACGGCGACGGCTTCGCCGTGCAGGGCAAGCGCGGCACGTATCGCGCGGCGCGCGTGGTGCTCGCGGCAGGCCTTGGCAATCGCGCGCTCGCGCCGCATGTCGGTCTGCATGCGCCCGTTGCGCCGAACCGCGGGCAGGTGCTGATCAGCGAGCGCGTCGCGCCATTTCTGCACTACCCGACGCTCAATGTCCGGCAAACGGACGAAGGCACCGTGCAATTCGGCGATTCGATGGAAGAAGTCGGCTTGAACGATTTCACCACCACGCACGTACTGTCCGACATCGCCCGGCGCGGCGTGCGCGCGTTCCCGATGCTGAAGAACGTGCGGCTGGTCCGCACATGGGCCGCGCTGCGGGTCTACAGCCCGGACGGCTTTCCGATCTACGACCAGTCGGCGGTGCATCCGGGCGCCTTCGTCGTCACCTGCCACAGCGGCGTGACGCTCGCCGCCGCGCACGCGTTGCGCATCGCGCCGTGGATCAGCGGCGGCGCGATGCCCGACGAGCTTCCCGCGTTTTCCGGCACGCGCTTCACCGAATCCCCTGCTCTCATTCCCGCTCACTGA
- a CDS encoding ABC transporter permease, which translates to MKQNGFWGLLFNALFLTFILAPLVVVLLVAFTDKGFISMPFDGASLRWFRAILENGDIVSAFWLSVRLAFAAATIGVALAVPAALAIARYRFTGRAALMSFFLSPMMIPAVVLGIAFLRFLSMLHLSGSFWALVATHVIVVLPYALRLALSSAVGLDRDAERAALSCGASRFTAFRRVVLPMIRTGVAGGWVLSFIQSFDELTMTIFVATPGTTTLPVAMYNQIAQTIDPLVASVSAVLIVGTVLLMVLLDRMVGLDRILIGEAR; encoded by the coding sequence ATGAAACAGAACGGATTCTGGGGCCTGCTGTTCAACGCGCTGTTCCTCACTTTCATCCTCGCGCCGCTCGTCGTGGTGCTGCTGGTCGCGTTCACCGACAAGGGCTTCATCTCGATGCCGTTCGACGGCGCGTCGCTGCGCTGGTTTCGCGCGATTCTGGAGAACGGCGACATCGTGTCGGCGTTCTGGCTCTCGGTGCGGCTCGCGTTCGCGGCGGCGACCATCGGCGTCGCGCTCGCGGTGCCCGCCGCGCTCGCGATCGCGCGTTACCGCTTTACGGGCCGCGCCGCGCTGATGAGCTTCTTCCTCTCGCCGATGATGATTCCCGCCGTCGTGCTCGGCATCGCGTTCCTGCGCTTCCTGTCGATGCTGCATCTGAGCGGCTCGTTCTGGGCGCTCGTCGCGACGCACGTGATCGTCGTGCTGCCGTATGCGCTGCGGCTCGCGCTGTCATCGGCTGTCGGGCTCGACCGCGACGCCGAGCGCGCCGCGCTGTCGTGCGGCGCGAGCCGCTTCACCGCGTTTCGCCGCGTCGTGCTGCCGATGATCCGCACGGGCGTCGCGGGCGGCTGGGTGCTGTCCTTCATCCAGAGCTTCGACGAACTCACGATGACCATTTTCGTCGCGACGCCCGGCACGACCACGCTGCCCGTCGCCATGTACAACCAGATCGCGCAGACCATCGATCCCCTCGTCGCTTCCGTGTCGGCGGTGTTGATCGTCGGCACGGTTCTGCTGATGGTGCTGCTCGACCGCATGGTCGGACTGGACCGCATCCTGATCGGAGAAGCACGATGA
- a CDS encoding ABC transporter permease, producing MATLDDSRAGAAPWLLSAPALLLFGALLLVPLVLTLLLSFRVFSDVAGVQAAYTLKNYAEVVSDPYYAEIFLRTAGLALAVTLLSVLLGVPETIVLARMKRPWQSLCLLIVLGPLLISVVVRTLGWQILLGNNGVLNNALQALHITSEPIRLVFTMTGMIIALTHVLVPFMVMSVWATLQKLDPQVEWAGLSLGGSPLRVFRRVVLPQIMPGVLSGSIIVFALSASAFATPALIGGRRLKVVATAAYDEFLGTLNWPLGASIAVLLLIANVAIVMGCSRLAERRFKHIFE from the coding sequence ATGGCAACGCTTGACGATTCGCGCGCGGGCGCCGCGCCGTGGCTGCTCTCTGCGCCCGCGCTGCTGCTGTTCGGCGCACTCCTGCTCGTGCCGCTCGTGCTGACGCTGCTGCTGTCGTTTCGCGTCTTCAGCGATGTGGCGGGCGTGCAGGCTGCGTACACGCTCAAGAACTACGCCGAGGTCGTGAGCGATCCGTACTACGCGGAAATCTTCCTGCGCACGGCGGGCCTCGCGCTCGCGGTGACGCTGCTGAGCGTGCTGCTCGGTGTGCCGGAAACCATCGTCCTCGCGCGCATGAAACGGCCGTGGCAGTCGCTGTGCCTGCTGATCGTGCTCGGGCCGCTGCTGATCTCCGTCGTCGTGCGCACGCTCGGCTGGCAGATCCTGCTCGGCAACAACGGCGTGCTCAACAACGCGTTGCAGGCCTTGCACATCACGTCCGAGCCGATCCGCCTCGTCTTCACGATGACGGGCATGATCATCGCGCTCACGCATGTGCTGGTGCCGTTCATGGTGATGTCCGTGTGGGCGACGCTGCAGAAGCTCGATCCGCAGGTCGAATGGGCGGGGCTGTCGCTCGGCGGCTCGCCGCTGCGCGTGTTTCGCCGCGTGGTGCTGCCGCAGATCATGCCCGGCGTGCTGTCCGGCTCGATCATCGTGTTCGCGCTGTCGGCTTCGGCATTCGCGACGCCTGCGCTAATCGGCGGGCGCCGTCTGAAAGTCGTCGCGACAGCCGCCTACGACGAATTCCTCGGCACGCTGAACTGGCCGCTCGGCGCGAGCATCGCGGTGCTGCTGCTGATCGCGAACGTCGCGATCGTGATGGGTTGCAGCCGTCTCGCCGAACGCCGTTTCAAGCACATTTTCGAGTGA
- a CDS encoding ABC transporter ATP-binding protein, with amino-acid sequence MTFLTLQGLSKRYGDFTAVEHIDLSVERGEFLSLLGPSGCGKTTTLQMIAGFVTPSAGRITLGGRDITHERPEKRGMGVVFQSYALFPHMTVAGNVGFGLEMRNMKRDERAVRVAEALDLVRLKGLDARYPKELSGGQRQRVAIARALAMRPELLLLDEPMSNLDAKLREEMHIELRAIQKRLGITTILVTHDQVEAMTMSDRIAVLHRGRIAQLSTPFDAYERPATPFASTFLGRTNTLPGEVLGRNPRCAVVDVAGTTLHVPHEGREVEGAVHVYIRPEKVRLANGDARMHGRIANRVFIGNQWLLEVDTELGMLRVAQPNYGAPPPEEGHEVGLAFTDDDLRVLTRESAHGNA; translated from the coding sequence ATGACCTTCCTCACCCTGCAAGGCCTCTCGAAGCGCTACGGCGACTTCACTGCCGTCGAGCATATCGATCTGTCCGTCGAGCGCGGCGAGTTTCTGTCACTGCTGGGCCCGTCCGGCTGCGGCAAGACGACCACGCTGCAGATGATCGCCGGCTTCGTCACGCCGAGCGCGGGCCGCATCACGCTGGGCGGCCGCGACATCACGCACGAGCGCCCCGAAAAGCGCGGCATGGGCGTGGTGTTCCAGAGCTACGCGCTGTTTCCGCACATGACGGTGGCGGGCAACGTTGGCTTCGGTCTGGAGATGCGCAACATGAAGCGCGACGAGCGCGCGGTGCGCGTCGCCGAAGCGCTCGATCTGGTGCGCCTGAAGGGGCTCGACGCTCGCTATCCAAAGGAACTGTCGGGTGGCCAGCGCCAGCGCGTCGCGATTGCGCGGGCGCTGGCGATGCGCCCCGAGCTGCTGTTGCTCGACGAACCGATGTCGAATCTCGACGCGAAGCTGCGCGAGGAAATGCATATCGAACTGCGCGCGATCCAGAAGCGCCTCGGCATCACGACGATCCTCGTCACGCACGATCAGGTCGAAGCGATGACGATGAGCGATCGCATCGCCGTGCTGCATCGCGGGCGCATCGCGCAACTGAGCACGCCGTTCGATGCGTACGAGCGCCCCGCAACGCCGTTCGCGTCGACGTTTCTCGGCCGCACGAATACGCTGCCCGGTGAAGTACTGGGGCGCAATCCGCGCTGCGCGGTCGTGGACGTCGCGGGTACGACGCTGCATGTGCCGCACGAAGGCCGCGAGGTGGAAGGCGCGGTGCACGTGTACATCCGCCCTGAGAAAGTGCGTCTCGCGAATGGCGATGCCCGCATGCACGGGCGCATCGCGAACCGTGTGTTCATCGGCAATCAATGGCTGCTCGAAGTCGACACCGAACTCGGCATGCTGCGTGTCGCGCAGCCGAACTACGGCGCGCCGCCGCCCGAGGAAGGCCACGAAGTCGGCCTCGCTTTCACCGACGACGATCTGCGCGTGCTGACCCGGGAGAGCGCCCATGGCAACGCTTGA
- a CDS encoding ABC transporter substrate-binding protein yields the protein MQETLRRRCRFTIRVISSALSAACLTAPLLAHAETTLYVANVGGSNEQLYRQKIIPPFEKAHDVKIVYVAGNSSDTLAKLQAQKGHQQINVAVMDDGPMYQAMQLGLCTKVDEAPVMKDLYPLARLGPTAVGVGMVATGIGYNEQAFKKLGLPAPDSWQVLTDKRLKGKLGVPPITNTYGLHTLVMLARMNGGGEKNIDPGFNAMTKQVAPDVLSWAPTPGEMDGLMQAGDVIIAPYGSGRAVALQNTGFPLKFVYPKEGGVALQVAACPVAENAQPKLSQDFIQYLLSPEVQAMQAQGIGLGPVNKTVKLTPDVAARVPYGPDQVSKLTAMDWATINQHRTEWTERWNRSVER from the coding sequence ATGCAAGAAACGCTGCGCCGCCGTTGCCGTTTTACGATCCGTGTTATCTCCTCCGCCCTTTCCGCCGCCTGCCTGACCGCACCGTTGCTCGCGCACGCCGAGACGACGCTGTATGTCGCGAACGTCGGCGGCTCCAATGAGCAGCTCTATCGTCAGAAGATCATCCCGCCGTTCGAGAAGGCGCATGACGTGAAGATCGTCTACGTCGCGGGCAATTCGAGCGACACGCTCGCGAAGCTCCAGGCGCAGAAAGGGCATCAGCAGATCAACGTCGCGGTGATGGACGACGGCCCGATGTATCAGGCAATGCAGCTCGGCCTGTGCACGAAGGTCGACGAGGCGCCCGTGATGAAGGACCTCTATCCGCTCGCGCGGCTCGGCCCCACGGCCGTCGGCGTCGGCATGGTGGCGACGGGCATCGGCTACAACGAACAGGCGTTCAAGAAGCTCGGCCTGCCCGCTCCCGACTCGTGGCAGGTGCTGACCGACAAGCGCCTGAAGGGCAAGCTCGGCGTGCCGCCCATCACCAACACCTATGGCCTGCATACGCTCGTGATGCTCGCGCGCATGAACGGCGGCGGCGAGAAGAACATCGACCCGGGCTTCAACGCGATGACGAAGCAGGTCGCACCCGACGTGCTGTCATGGGCGCCGACGCCCGGCGAGATGGACGGTCTGATGCAGGCCGGCGACGTCATCATCGCGCCCTACGGCAGCGGCCGCGCGGTCGCGCTGCAAAACACCGGCTTCCCGCTCAAGTTCGTCTATCCGAAGGAAGGCGGCGTCGCGTTGCAGGTCGCGGCGTGCCCCGTGGCCGAGAACGCGCAGCCCAAGCTCTCGCAGGACTTCATCCAGTACCTGCTGAGCCCCGAAGTGCAGGCGATGCAGGCGCAAGGCATCGGCCTCGGCCCCGTCAACAAGACCGTCAAGCTGACGCCCGACGTGGCCGCGCGCGTGCCGTATGGTCCGGACCAGGTGAGCAAGCTGACCGCGATGGACTGGGCCACGATCAACCAGCACCGCACCGAATGGACGGAGCGCTGGAACCGCTCGGTCGAGCGATAA
- a CDS encoding LysR substrate-binding domain-containing protein: MNLKHIEAFRAVMVAGSMTAAAKALFTSQPNVSRLISQLERETGLLLFQRSGVRLIPTSEGTAFFREVERAYVGLQGLTNAAAQIRNLGSGRLRIAAMPSAGLTLVPHAIKRFQDLHPGVTVSLHVNTSGTVNHWTASQFCDLGVAVYISEASNCDVEMLSTVAAVCVMPAAHRLASKAVIKPADLQGESFISLCHGDGTRAQMDEVFVRAGVERKLAIEAQYTAICCELVRCGMGVTLAHPGVALDFAGPDIAIRPFSPAVMFPMYLLFPPNQPRERLAAAFVEVLRTEHEEVMEKLALIVPESTPKRTRKQGAKRAG, translated from the coding sequence ATGAACCTGAAGCATATCGAGGCGTTTCGCGCGGTGATGGTGGCGGGGTCGATGACGGCGGCGGCGAAGGCGCTCTTCACGTCGCAGCCGAACGTGAGCCGTCTGATCTCGCAGCTCGAACGCGAGACGGGCTTGCTGCTGTTTCAGCGCAGCGGCGTGCGGCTGATTCCGACCAGCGAAGGCACGGCGTTCTTTCGTGAAGTGGAGCGCGCGTATGTCGGCCTGCAGGGGCTCACCAATGCCGCCGCGCAGATTCGCAACCTGGGCAGCGGACGTCTGCGTATCGCGGCGATGCCGTCAGCGGGCCTGACGCTCGTGCCGCATGCGATCAAGCGCTTTCAGGACTTGCATCCGGGCGTGACTGTGTCGCTGCACGTGAACACGTCAGGCACCGTCAATCACTGGACGGCATCGCAGTTCTGCGATCTGGGCGTGGCCGTGTATATCAGCGAGGCGTCGAATTGCGATGTCGAAATGCTGTCGACAGTCGCCGCTGTCTGCGTGATGCCTGCTGCGCACCGGCTTGCTTCGAAGGCCGTCATCAAGCCGGCCGATCTGCAAGGCGAGTCGTTTATTTCGCTGTGTCATGGCGACGGCACGCGCGCGCAGATGGACGAGGTGTTCGTGCGTGCGGGCGTCGAACGCAAACTCGCAATCGAGGCGCAGTACACAGCGATCTGCTGTGAACTGGTGCGCTGCGGAATGGGCGTGACGCTTGCGCATCCGGGCGTGGCGCTGGATTTTGCCGGGCCGGATATCGCCATCCGGCCGTTCTCGCCAGCGGTGATGTTTCCGATGTATCTGCTTTTTCCGCCGAATCAGCCGCGCGAGCGGCTGGCTGCGGCGTTCGTCGAAGTGCTCCGCACGGAGCATGAGGAAGTGATGGAGAAGCTGGCGCTGATCGTCCCTGAGTCAACGCCGAAACGCACGCGCAAGCAAGGCGCTAAACGTGCGGGGTAA
- the ppnP gene encoding pyrimidine/purine nucleoside phosphorylase codes for MTAATQFDQVSVVKRANVYFDGKCVSHTVLFADGTRKTLGVILPGTLNFGTDAPELMEVQAGTCRIRLEGSDEWKTYSAGETFSVPGKSRFDIDVIETLDYVCSYL; via the coding sequence ATGACGGCCGCAACGCAATTCGATCAGGTTTCCGTTGTCAAACGCGCCAACGTCTACTTCGACGGCAAGTGCGTGTCGCACACCGTTCTTTTCGCCGACGGCACGCGCAAGACGCTGGGCGTGATCCTGCCCGGCACGCTCAACTTCGGCACCGACGCACCCGAACTGATGGAAGTGCAGGCGGGCACATGCCGCATTCGTCTGGAAGGCAGCGACGAGTGGAAAACCTACAGCGCAGGCGAGACGTTCTCGGTGCCCGGCAAGAGCCGCTTCGACATCGACGTGATCGAAACGCTCGACTACGTCTGCAGCTATCTGTAA
- a CDS encoding SMR family transporter encodes MSWTLLGVAGLFEIAFAFGMKWSEGFTRLMPALFTVATGLSSVFLLSLSLRTLPVGTGYAIWTGIGAAGTALLGIAVLGDSAAPMRILCIAFILAGAIGLKLLSTN; translated from the coding sequence ATGTCATGGACTTTACTTGGTGTCGCAGGTCTGTTTGAAATCGCGTTCGCTTTCGGCATGAAGTGGTCGGAAGGATTCACGCGATTGATGCCTGCGCTCTTCACCGTCGCCACCGGCTTGTCCAGTGTCTTTCTTCTTTCACTGTCGCTGCGTACGCTGCCCGTGGGGACGGGCTATGCCATCTGGACGGGCATTGGCGCGGCGGGCACGGCGCTGCTGGGCATCGCGGTACTGGGCGACTCCGCGGCCCCTATGAGGATACTTTGCATCGCCTTCATTCTGGCCGGCGCGATCGGGCTCAAGCTGCTTTCCACAAACTGA
- a CDS encoding carboxymuconolactone decarboxylase family protein produces MNNRIDYAKASPEGYKAFGGVYVALQNSGLSKELVDLVYLRVSQINGCAFCIDMHTRDLVKRGVTVNKLALVSVWREAGEAFSDRERVALAWAEAVTRVAETRVPDTDYEAAAAEFSDKELADLTYAIGLMNAFNRLGVAFRTPPQH; encoded by the coding sequence ATGAACAATCGCATCGACTACGCAAAGGCATCGCCTGAAGGCTACAAGGCTTTCGGCGGCGTGTACGTCGCGCTGCAGAATTCCGGCCTTTCGAAAGAACTGGTCGATCTCGTCTATCTGCGCGTTTCGCAGATCAACGGATGCGCGTTCTGCATCGACATGCACACCCGCGATCTCGTCAAGCGCGGCGTCACGGTCAACAAACTCGCACTCGTGTCCGTGTGGCGCGAAGCAGGCGAAGCGTTCAGCGACCGCGAGCGCGTCGCGCTAGCGTGGGCTGAAGCCGTGACACGCGTGGCCGAAACCCGCGTTCCCGACACCGACTATGAAGCCGCAGCCGCCGAATTCAGCGACAAGGAACTCGCGGACCTCACCTATGCGATCGGCTTGATGAACGCATTCAACCGGTTGGGCGTCGCGTTCCGCACGCCGCCGCAACACTGA
- the pdxR gene encoding MocR-like pyridoxine biosynthesis transcription factor PdxR yields MNASKSSPLSPLDPASASPFYRQIYDRFCAAIAGGVLKPGDRIPSARALANELGLSRGTVDTAYSLLTAEGYIEARGQAGTIVTPGLKPRTLVAATPPKAAESTDEPSFRPDSILPFQMGLPALDAFPRKIWARLGARCVRAMQASDMVHPPVFGLPELRTAIAAYLQVSRGIDCSPSQVFVTSGYRHSLGLIAHTLLKPGDRVWHEDPGFPPTREVLARLNIAAVSIPVDSEGMVVSDALRRAPRARAAVVTPAHQSPLCVSLSLPRRLALLDWATRNNAWVIEDDYDGEYRYVSRPLPALKSLDRDGRVLYAGTFSKVLLPSLRLAYLVVPDALVERFEQTIHAFAGGSPELTQTIVAAFIAEGHFARHIQRMRKLYAERREAAVEGLESVLGRHLRIDSQPGGMHLILRLQGRRSDRRLVSRMRADGLYGEALTDWTTNRHGASAVLVSFTNIDSRRTAENLASRILTLI; encoded by the coding sequence ATGAACGCCTCGAAATCCAGCCCGCTCTCGCCGCTCGATCCCGCATCCGCCTCGCCTTTCTACCGGCAGATTTACGATCGGTTTTGTGCCGCTATCGCCGGTGGCGTGCTGAAGCCAGGTGACCGGATACCCTCGGCACGCGCGCTGGCGAACGAATTGGGTTTGTCGAGAGGCACCGTCGATACCGCCTATTCACTGCTGACGGCCGAGGGCTATATCGAGGCGCGCGGCCAGGCAGGCACGATCGTGACGCCTGGCCTCAAGCCGCGAACGCTTGTCGCCGCCACGCCGCCCAAAGCGGCTGAAAGTACTGACGAGCCCAGTTTCCGGCCCGATTCGATCTTGCCCTTCCAGATGGGCTTGCCCGCTCTCGATGCCTTCCCGCGAAAGATCTGGGCACGCCTCGGCGCACGTTGCGTACGGGCCATGCAAGCTTCCGACATGGTTCATCCGCCGGTATTCGGCTTGCCCGAATTGCGGACCGCGATTGCCGCCTACCTTCAGGTGTCACGCGGGATCGACTGCTCGCCCTCTCAGGTATTCGTGACCTCGGGATACCGTCACAGCCTCGGGTTGATCGCGCACACGTTGCTGAAGCCCGGGGACCGTGTGTGGCATGAGGACCCCGGCTTTCCGCCTACACGGGAAGTATTGGCGCGCCTGAATATTGCCGCTGTGTCCATACCCGTCGATAGCGAAGGCATGGTCGTTTCCGACGCGCTTCGGCGGGCGCCCAGGGCGCGCGCAGCCGTCGTGACGCCTGCGCATCAGAGTCCGCTGTGCGTGTCCTTGTCGTTGCCGCGGCGCCTCGCGCTGCTGGACTGGGCCACGCGCAACAACGCATGGGTAATCGAGGACGACTACGACGGCGAGTACCGTTACGTCAGTCGCCCTTTACCTGCGTTGAAGAGTCTGGATCGCGACGGGCGAGTCCTGTACGCGGGCACGTTCAGCAAGGTACTGCTTCCCTCCCTGCGGCTTGCGTATCTTGTCGTGCCGGACGCGCTGGTCGAACGATTCGAACAAACCATTCACGCTTTCGCAGGCGGCAGCCCCGAACTGACCCAGACGATCGTCGCAGCCTTTATCGCAGAAGGACATTTCGCGCGACACATACAGCGCATGAGAAAGCTCTATGCCGAGCGTCGCGAAGCGGCCGTAGAGGGCCTGGAAAGCGTGCTCGGGCGACACCTGCGAATCGACTCGCAGCCAGGCGGCATGCATCTGATCTTGCGCCTGCAAGGCCGGCGATCCGATCGCCGGCTGGTGTCGCGCATGCGCGCAGACGGCTTGTACGGAGAAGCATTGACGGATTGGACGACGAATCGCCATGGCGCTTCCGCCGTGCTCGTCAGCTTCACGAATATCGACTCGCGGCGTACTGCCGAGAATCTCGCCAGTCGCATCCTGACGCTGATATGA
- a CDS encoding LOG family protein, giving the protein MALRSIRSVAVFCGSNHGASETYADDARALGRLLAKAGMTVVYGGTTNGLMAVVADAALAAGGKVHGVTTETLHLRGQSHPGLTRREIAPSLQLRKARMVELADAFIALPGGIGTVEELMQVWSMNQLSEIDKPVGILNSAGFFGAFLQFIDHMVDTKFLPAAHRHSICVDADAAGLVDQLGSYTRTDVPKWL; this is encoded by the coding sequence ATGGCGTTGCGTTCAATCAGGTCAGTCGCCGTATTTTGTGGCTCGAACCACGGCGCCTCGGAGACATACGCCGACGATGCGCGAGCGCTCGGCCGGCTCCTGGCGAAAGCCGGGATGACGGTCGTCTATGGCGGCACGACGAACGGTCTGATGGCCGTCGTCGCGGATGCCGCACTCGCTGCGGGCGGCAAAGTGCACGGTGTGACCACCGAAACCCTGCACCTGCGTGGACAATCGCATCCCGGGCTGACAAGGCGCGAGATCGCGCCGAGCCTGCAGCTTCGCAAAGCCCGGATGGTCGAACTCGCGGATGCCTTTATCGCCTTGCCTGGCGGAATCGGGACGGTCGAAGAACTGATGCAGGTATGGTCGATGAACCAGCTTTCGGAGATCGACAAACCCGTGGGCATCTTGAACTCCGCGGGCTTCTTCGGCGCGTTTCTGCAGTTCATCGATCACATGGTGGACACGAAATTCTTGCCGGCAGCGCACCGTCATTCGATATGCGTGGATGCGGATGCGGCGGGCCTCGTCGACCAGCTCGGCAGCTATACGCGTACGGATGTGCCCAAATGGCTGTAG